In the Campylobacter showae genome, one interval contains:
- the aspS gene encoding aspartate--tRNA ligase, whose amino-acid sequence MRSHYCTDLSSADIGKEVTLCGWVNTYRDHGGVIFLDLRDRTGLIQIVCDPADSKSSHEAASHVRDEYVLRIKGKVRARGEGLVNPRLKTGEIEVVANEVIVENPSEPLPFVIGDESVNEDIRLKYRFLDLRNEKLQNIFKMRSKAAIAARNSLDKMGFIEFETPILTRATPEGARDYLVPSRVYPGQFYALPQSPQLFKQLLMCSGFDKYFQIAKCFRDEDLRADRQPEFTQIDIEMSFIEQEDILNMAETMLKDVFAACGYDIQIPFRRMSYKEATETYGSDKPDLRYDLKMIDVIDIFARSSNEIFSKIASEPKKNRVKALKVPNGDNIFSKREMNRFEEFVRKFGAQGLGYFQMKEDGLKGPLCKFFEQSDLDEIVARCELKVGDVVFFGAGKKKVVLDYMGRFRIFLAEQMGIIDQNKMEFLWVLDFPMFEQNDDGSYSAMHHPFTMPKNIDEPDLEDILSVAHDVVLNGYELGGGSVRIHKNDVQQKVFKLLGIDEAEQREKFGFLLDALSFGAPPHGGIAIGFDRLNMLVNKTGSIRDVIAFPKTQRAQCPLTKAPSEASGEQLRELGLRLREKEK is encoded by the coding sequence ATGCGTAGCCATTACTGCACTGATTTAAGCAGTGCCGACATAGGCAAAGAAGTTACGCTTTGCGGCTGGGTAAATACCTACCGCGACCACGGTGGCGTTATATTTTTGGACCTGCGCGATCGCACGGGACTGATCCAGATCGTCTGCGATCCGGCAGATAGCAAGAGCTCTCACGAGGCCGCATCGCACGTTCGCGACGAGTACGTGCTAAGGATAAAAGGTAAAGTCCGCGCTCGCGGCGAAGGCCTGGTAAATCCGCGCCTAAAAACGGGCGAGATCGAAGTAGTCGCAAACGAAGTGATAGTAGAAAACCCGAGCGAGCCGCTGCCTTTCGTCATCGGCGACGAGAGCGTAAACGAGGACATCAGACTAAAATACAGATTTTTAGACCTTAGAAACGAGAAACTTCAAAATATCTTTAAAATGCGCTCAAAAGCGGCGATCGCGGCTAGAAACAGCCTAGATAAAATGGGCTTTATCGAGTTTGAAACGCCGATTTTAACCCGCGCGACGCCGGAAGGCGCAAGAGACTATCTAGTGCCTAGCCGCGTATATCCGGGTCAGTTTTACGCCCTACCGCAAAGCCCGCAGCTTTTTAAACAGCTTTTGATGTGCTCTGGCTTTGATAAATATTTCCAGATCGCAAAATGCTTCCGCGACGAGGACTTGCGCGCGGATAGACAACCTGAATTTACGCAGATAGATATCGAGATGAGCTTCATCGAGCAAGAAGACATCCTAAATATGGCCGAAACCATGCTAAAAGACGTCTTTGCCGCCTGCGGATACGACATCCAAATACCTTTCCGCCGAATGAGCTACAAAGAGGCTACCGAGACCTACGGCAGCGACAAACCCGATCTGCGCTACGATCTAAAGATGATCGACGTTATCGACATTTTTGCGCGCTCGTCAAATGAAATATTTAGCAAGATCGCGAGCGAGCCTAAGAAAAACCGCGTCAAAGCGCTAAAAGTGCCAAACGGCGATAATATCTTTAGTAAGCGCGAGATGAACCGCTTTGAGGAATTCGTCCGTAAATTCGGCGCTCAAGGCCTTGGCTACTTCCAGATGAAAGAGGATGGGCTAAAAGGACCGCTTTGCAAATTTTTCGAGCAAAGCGACCTTGACGAGATTGTAGCTCGCTGCGAGCTAAAAGTCGGCGACGTCGTATTTTTCGGCGCCGGCAAGAAAAAAGTCGTGCTTGACTACATGGGTCGATTTAGGATTTTCCTCGCCGAGCAAATGGGCATCATCGACCAAAACAAAATGGAGTTTTTATGGGTGCTTGACTTCCCGATGTTTGAGCAAAACGACGACGGCAGCTACTCAGCCATGCACCATCCGTTTACCATGCCTAAAAACATCGACGAGCCCGATCTCGAGGACATCCTTTCGGTCGCTCACGACGTAGTGCTTAACGGCTATGAGCTTGGCGGCGGTAGCGTGAGGATACACAAAAACGACGTTCAGCAAAAGGTATTTAAGCTACTAGGCATCGACGAGGCCGAGCAACGCGAGAAATTCGGCTTCTTGCTTGACGCGTTAAGCTTCGGTGCGCCTCCGCACGGCGGTATCGCGATCGGCTTTGACAGGCTAAATATGCTAGTAAACAAAACCGGCTCGATCCGCGACGTCATCGCCTTCCCTAAAACCCAGCGCGCTCAGTGCCCGCTAACTAAGGCGCCTAGCGAAGCTAGCGGCGAGCAGCTAAGGGAGTTGGGGTTAAGGCTGCGAGAAAAAGAAAAATAA
- a CDS encoding adenylate kinase — MKKLFLIIGAPGSGKTTDASLIAQEDTKFAHFSTGDLLRAEVASGSELGKLIDGFISKGNLVPLDVVVNAIVSAIKSSDKSNVIIDGYPRSVEQMTELDKVLAAQNEIALKGVIEVDVSEAVARERVLGRARGADDNNEVFNNRMKVYLEPIEAIRKFYKEKGLLYVVNGERAIEPIVADVEALVNNL, encoded by the coding sequence ATGAAAAAACTATTTTTAATCATCGGCGCTCCAGGCTCCGGCAAAACCACCGACGCATCGCTAATCGCGCAAGAAGATACCAAATTTGCGCACTTCTCGACCGGTGATCTGCTTCGTGCAGAGGTTGCCAGCGGTTCAGAGCTTGGCAAACTAATCGACGGCTTTATCTCAAAGGGCAACCTAGTCCCGCTTGATGTCGTCGTAAACGCGATCGTCTCGGCGATCAAAAGCTCAGATAAATCAAACGTCATCATCGACGGTTACCCGCGCAGCGTCGAGCAGATGACCGAGCTAGACAAGGTTCTAGCCGCGCAAAACGAGATCGCATTAAAAGGCGTGATCGAAGTGGACGTTAGCGAAGCCGTCGCACGCGAGAGAGTACTCGGACGAGCACGCGGAGCCGACGACAACAACGAGGTTTTCAACAACCGCATGAAGGTTTATCTAGAGCCGATCGAGGCGATACGCAAATTTTACAAAGAAAAAGGCCTGCTCTACGTCGTAAACGGCGAGCGTGCGATCGAGCCTATTGTAGCCGACGTCGAAGCTCTCGTAAATAACCTATAA
- a CDS encoding YgiW/YdeI family stress tolerance OB fold protein, with translation MFKKIVLSAALASAMFAAGGFTGVSSNAQSTTNKGGFVGKGAMSASTVKQAIALPDDARVVLEGKIVSEFRPEHYQFVDKNGDTIEVEIDHKDWRGVTVDENTPVRIYGEVDKDFMKTSIDVKTIEIIK, from the coding sequence ATGTTTAAAAAAATAGTTTTATCAGCGGCTCTTGCAAGCGCTATGTTTGCTGCGGGCGGATTTACGGGCGTTAGCTCAAATGCGCAAAGTACGACAAATAAAGGCGGCTTCGTCGGCAAGGGAGCCATGAGCGCAAGCACGGTAAAACAAGCCATAGCGCTACCGGATGACGCTCGCGTCGTGCTTGAGGGCAAGATCGTCTCCGAGTTTCGCCCCGAGCACTACCAGTTCGTCGATAAAAACGGCGACACGATCGAAGTCGAGATTGATCACAAAGACTGGAGAGGCGTAACCGTCGATGAAAACACGCCCGTGCGTATCTACGGCGAGGTTGATAAGGACTTTATGAAAACCTCTATCGACGTAAAAACTATCGAAATAATCAAATAA
- the ppa gene encoding inorganic diphosphatase — protein MDVSKIKAGSNPDKINAVIEIPYGSNIKYEIDKDSGAVVVDRVLYSAMFYPANYGFVPNTLAADGDPADILVLNEYPLQAGSVIQCRLIGVLVMEDEAGMDEKLLAVPVTKIDPRFDGIKSYKDLPEATLNKVKNFFETYKILEPNKWVKVKEFKDADAAKEILDAAIKNYK, from the coding sequence ATGGACGTTTCAAAAATCAAAGCAGGCTCAAACCCGGACAAAATCAACGCCGTGATCGAGATCCCATACGGCTCGAACATCAAATACGAGATCGACAAAGATAGCGGCGCGGTCGTAGTCGATCGCGTGCTCTACTCGGCGATGTTCTACCCGGCAAACTACGGCTTCGTACCAAACACGCTCGCAGCAGACGGCGATCCTGCCGATATCTTGGTGCTAAACGAATATCCGCTGCAAGCAGGTAGCGTGATCCAGTGCCGCCTGATCGGCGTGCTCGTGATGGAGGACGAAGCAGGTATGGACGAGAAGCTACTGGCCGTACCGGTAACCAAGATCGACCCGAGATTTGACGGGATCAAGAGCTACAAAGACCTACCTGAAGCCACTCTAAATAAGGTCAAAAACTTCTTTGAAACTTATAAAATTTTAGAGCCTAACAAATGGGTCAAGGTTAAAGAATTTAAAGACGCCGATGCCGCGAAAGAGATCCTGGACGCGGCAATAAAAAATTATAAATAA
- a CDS encoding DUF937 domain-containing protein, with translation MDILKLLLSNSSGMIDAMSQKSGLAANDVEAVVSKIAPIFMQRANENFKSDADSSNFLDMIRRSNLDEMTDAPQNISVAEGNELLGVLTGSKENSRALASDVGSQLGISADSIKTLLPMIAPMIAGMLNNQLKASNLQGSADSGYMMSMLTQFLDQNKDGSIVDDIFRIAGDFFGKK, from the coding sequence ATGGATATATTAAAGTTACTTTTGAGCAACTCCAGCGGTATGATAGACGCGATGTCGCAAAAAAGCGGACTGGCGGCAAACGACGTAGAGGCCGTAGTTTCTAAGATTGCGCCGATTTTCATGCAAAGAGCGAACGAAAATTTTAAATCAGACGCGGATTCGTCCAATTTCCTAGATATGATCCGCCGCTCAAACCTTGACGAGATGACTGACGCCCCGCAAAACATCAGCGTCGCCGAGGGCAACGAGCTGCTTGGCGTACTAACGGGCTCAAAAGAAAACAGCAGGGCTCTAGCTAGCGACGTGGGTTCGCAGCTGGGCATCAGCGCGGACTCTATCAAAACCTTGCTACCGATGATCGCGCCGATGATCGCAGGCATGCTAAACAATCAGCTAAAAGCCTCAAATTTGCAAGGCTCTGCAGATAGCGGCTACATGATGTCGATGCTAACGCAGTTTTTAGATCAGAACAAAGACGGCTCGATCGTGGACGATATTTTTAGGATCGCAGGCGACTTTTTTGGTAAAAAATAG
- the mnmC gene encoding bifunctional tRNA (5-methylaminomethyl-2-thiouridine)(34)-methyltransferase MnmD/FAD-dependent 5-carboxymethylaminomethyl-2-thiouridine(34) oxidoreductase MnmC, with the protein MKSARVVFKDGIPFSPEFDDIYFNADDPIGQSEYVFNSVFDEIWEKKSEFNVLETGFGAGLNFLCAFKRFKNSDKFLNFVSIEKTPIARDDLAKIYANFSELADVSGKLLDAYPPLVCGFHRLNLSPNVTLTLCFGDVDEVLDELSFIADAVFMDGFAPAKNEAMWSERVCAKIANLCAPGAAVCTYSASGALKRALQDSGFEVNLLKGYGKKREMLRAKFAGERQARSEIWFSRFDPATTIAPKTALVIGGGVAGCVCAFKLREQGLKVTIAEKCGDIALNGSGNHCGILMPLITKPTVNLGRMHMNAFLQAARFYGQNLGAQEIEFCGATDYAYEQKTLERFYEWREFDADNGVFELKFDDEPYASAFIFNGAKARPRKMCKAASADIKTLLNCEFTGFEALGGGAVRAHFKDGRSIDADVLVLAIGSESMELFADYDIRLSSVRGQVTHIEPTVWTSAPFSAKGYICPPVDGVQVIGATYDRNLFLDESRPSDDEKNLADVAEFLDGKFAKNERLNLSGAQDTNLTIGRDGDAENLNRLEASRNDINLSKNIGLCAKTASNPVQARDASNLARPENNSSNIAPKVLQNVRIIGSKVGYRSYSGDRFPLIGRLYDEHFYKDTYKSLLWTKGKSNPHPKYVPNVYASTAHGSRGLCTAVLGAELICDLIFDRPLCIEKSLFDELHLARFLVRKLKKGLK; encoded by the coding sequence ATGAAAAGCGCGCGAGTCGTTTTTAAAGACGGCATTCCATTTAGTCCCGAATTTGACGACATTTACTTTAATGCAGATGATCCCATAGGGCAAAGCGAGTACGTTTTTAACTCCGTTTTTGATGAAATTTGGGAGAAAAAGAGCGAATTCAACGTACTTGAGACGGGGTTTGGCGCGGGGTTAAATTTCCTCTGCGCTTTTAAAAGATTTAAAAACTCGGATAAATTTTTAAATTTCGTAAGTATCGAAAAAACGCCGATCGCTAGAGACGATCTAGCCAAAATTTACGCGAATTTTAGCGAGCTTGCGGATGTTTCTGGCAAGCTTTTGGATGCCTATCCGCCGCTTGTTTGCGGATTTCATAGGCTAAATTTGTCCCCAAACGTCACGCTTACTTTGTGCTTTGGCGACGTGGACGAGGTTTTGGACGAGCTTAGCTTTATCGCGGATGCCGTTTTTATGGATGGCTTTGCTCCCGCTAAAAACGAAGCTATGTGGAGCGAGCGGGTTTGTGCTAAAATCGCAAATTTATGCGCTCCCGGCGCCGCTGTTTGCACGTATTCGGCCTCGGGCGCGTTAAAAAGAGCCCTGCAAGATAGCGGCTTTGAGGTAAATTTGCTAAAAGGCTACGGCAAAAAGCGCGAGATGCTACGTGCTAAATTTGCGGGCGAGCGACAAGCTAGAAGCGAGATTTGGTTTAGCAGATTTGATCCCGCCACAACGATCGCTCCAAAGACGGCGCTAGTTATCGGCGGCGGCGTGGCTGGCTGCGTTTGCGCGTTTAAGTTGCGCGAGCAAGGTTTAAAGGTCACGATCGCCGAAAAGTGCGGCGACATCGCGCTAAACGGCTCTGGAAATCACTGCGGGATTTTGATGCCGCTTATCACGAAACCAACCGTAAATTTAGGCCGCATGCATATGAACGCCTTTTTGCAGGCGGCGCGCTTTTACGGCCAAAACCTCGGCGCCCAGGAGATAGAGTTTTGCGGTGCGACGGACTACGCATACGAGCAAAAGACCCTGGAGCGCTTTTACGAGTGGCGCGAATTTGACGCGGATAACGGCGTTTTTGAGCTAAAATTTGATGACGAGCCTTACGCTAGCGCGTTTATCTTTAACGGCGCAAAAGCTCGCCCTAGAAAGATGTGTAAGGCTGCAAGCGCAGACATAAAAACGCTTTTAAACTGCGAATTTACGGGCTTTGAGGCGCTTGGGGGCGGCGCGGTTAGAGCGCACTTTAAGGACGGACGAAGCATTGACGCCGACGTGCTCGTGCTTGCTATCGGCAGCGAGAGTATGGAGCTTTTTGCGGACTACGACATCAGGCTTAGCTCTGTGCGCGGCCAGGTCACGCATATCGAGCCGACCGTCTGGACGTCTGCGCCTTTTAGCGCCAAAGGCTACATTTGTCCGCCTGTAGATGGCGTGCAGGTGATCGGCGCGACTTATGATAGAAATCTTTTTTTGGACGAGTCGCGCCCTAGCGACGACGAGAAAAATTTAGCCGACGTCGCCGAGTTTTTGGACGGCAAATTTGCAAAAAACGAGCGACTAAATTTAAGTGGTGCGCAAGATACAAATTTGACCATCGGCCGAGACGGCGACGCTGAAAATTTAAATCGTTTAGAAGCGAGTAGGAACGATATAAATTTGAGTAAAAACATAGGTTTGTGCGCCAAAACCGCGAGTAACCCCGTACAGGCGCGAGATGCGTCAAATTTGGCTAGGCCTGAAAACAACAGCTCAAACATCGCGCCTAAAGTACTGCAAAACGTCCGAATAATTGGCTCAAAAGTCGGTTACCGTAGCTATAGCGGCGACCGCTTTCCGCTTATCGGGCGGCTTTACGACGAGCATTTTTATAAAGATACCTACAAATCGCTACTTTGGACGAAAGGCAAGTCCAATCCGCATCCAAAATACGTACCTAACGTATATGCGAGCACCGCTCACGGCTCGCGCGGGCTTTGTACGGCCGTGCTTGGTGCGGAGCTCATCTGCGATCTTATTTTCGACCGTCCGCTTTGTATAGAAAAATCGCTTTTTGACGAGCTTCATTTGGCGAGATTTCTCGTTAGAAAGCTCAAAAAAGGGCTGAAATAA
- a CDS encoding N-acetylmuramoyl-L-alanine amidase, with protein sequence MAKIIRKIFVILFLLAAAFANDGFFDKFDREFDGASSKKKTEFHQELRVLYVRSIMHNDKELTAKSLQRLIKSAKALGLDTKSYEKELKGLPQPKAAPAPKKEKEAPKPKQPEVKDQKEAKQKPTELKQLSAPVNKKNPAEQDKLTLVSVIRGSDSLELKFNRQLSGSDINKFTLNQKGLYRDIYQFKGVWSAGTVESIKGFLVDEVRISQFDASTVRVVFVNKFEINLKLRAEDRSLVFKKASPTQEQKSVKNENLNSKQSAAKDNHQKSQISQKQNVEKTIDLKQAQIQARQMAEKKKIEQAKLEQKQEAQKNAAKPKPEIAQAPQQQKTAQSQAQNQKLAQQKQEKATAQAKTDAKSTQSTTKKDEQEIVLAPVKTTSAKKITSAKGKVIVLDAGHGGDDPGAINGSLKEKNVVLSIAQKAGKELQGRGYKVYYTRSKDKFINLRDRTKYANDKAADLFISIHANAAPNKTKAATMRGIETFFLSPARSERSKNAAALENKSDIEEMNYFSKQTFLNFLNREKIIASNKLAIDVQREVLARAKSVSSKASDGGVREAPFWVLVGALMPAVLLEVGYITHPDEGELINNSKYQDALAKGLADGIDVYFSNQQ encoded by the coding sequence ATGGCGAAGATAATTAGAAAAATTTTTGTAATTTTATTTTTATTGGCGGCGGCGTTTGCGAACGACGGCTTTTTTGATAAATTCGACCGCGAATTTGACGGCGCAAGTAGCAAGAAAAAGACGGAATTTCATCAAGAACTGCGCGTGCTGTACGTTAGATCCATCATGCATAACGACAAGGAGCTAACCGCAAAGTCTCTGCAGCGTCTGATAAAAAGCGCAAAAGCTCTGGGGCTGGATACGAAGTCGTACGAAAAAGAGCTAAAGGGCCTGCCGCAGCCAAAAGCTGCACCTGCGCCTAAAAAAGAAAAAGAGGCGCCAAAGCCTAAGCAGCCCGAGGTAAAAGATCAAAAAGAAGCCAAACAAAAGCCCACCGAGCTAAAGCAACTCTCTGCGCCGGTAAACAAGAAAAACCCGGCCGAGCAGGACAAGCTTACGCTAGTTTCCGTGATCAGGGGTAGCGATAGCTTGGAGCTAAAATTTAATAGGCAGCTAAGCGGCAGCGATATCAATAAATTTACCCTAAATCAAAAAGGCTTATATAGGGATATATACCAGTTTAAGGGCGTTTGGAGCGCCGGAACGGTAGAGAGTATAAAAGGATTTTTGGTCGATGAGGTCCGTATAAGTCAGTTTGACGCGAGCACCGTGAGGGTGGTTTTCGTGAACAAATTTGAGATAAATTTAAAGCTAAGGGCCGAAGATCGGTCGCTAGTTTTTAAAAAGGCCTCTCCCACGCAAGAGCAAAAATCCGTAAAAAATGAAAATTTAAACTCCAAACAATCCGCAGCAAAAGACAATCATCAAAAATCGCAAATCTCGCAAAAACAAAACGTAGAAAAAACGATCGACCTGAAGCAGGCTCAGATACAAGCTAGGCAGATGGCCGAAAAGAAAAAAATCGAACAAGCTAAGCTAGAACAAAAGCAAGAAGCCCAAAAAAACGCGGCCAAGCCAAAGCCTGAAATAGCGCAAGCGCCGCAACAGCAAAAAACCGCTCAATCTCAAGCTCAAAATCAAAAGCTCGCTCAGCAAAAGCAGGAAAAAGCTACCGCGCAGGCCAAGACGGATGCAAAAAGTACTCAAAGCACCACTAAAAAAGACGAGCAGGAAATTGTGCTGGCGCCCGTAAAAACTACAAGCGCTAAAAAAATTACAAGCGCTAAAGGCAAAGTTATCGTCCTTGACGCTGGGCACGGAGGCGACGATCCTGGCGCCATAAACGGCTCTTTAAAAGAAAAAAACGTCGTGCTAAGTATCGCGCAAAAGGCGGGCAAGGAGCTACAAGGACGCGGCTACAAGGTTTATTACACGCGTAGCAAGGATAAATTTATCAACCTTCGCGACCGCACGAAATACGCCAACGACAAGGCTGCAGATCTCTTTATCTCCATCCATGCAAATGCCGCACCAAACAAGACTAAGGCGGCGACTATGCGCGGTATCGAGACGTTTTTCCTCTCGCCGGCTCGTTCCGAGCGCAGCAAAAACGCCGCCGCGCTGGAAAACAAATCCGACATCGAGGAGATGAACTATTTTTCTAAGCAGACATTTTTAAATTTCCTTAACCGCGAGAAAATCATCGCCTCAAACAAGCTCGCCATCGACGTTCAGCGCGAAGTTTTAGCGCGAGCTAAATCGGTGAGCTCAAAGGCATCCGACGGCGGCGTTCGCGAGGCGCCTTTTTGGGTGCTAGTAGGCGCGCTGATGCCAGCGGTGCTGCTTGAGGTCGGCTACATCACTCACCCAGACGAGGGCGAGCTCATAAATAACTCAAAATACCAAGACGCCCTAGCCAAGGGGCTTGCGGACGGCATAGACGTCTATTTTTCAAACCAGCAATGA
- a CDS encoding nitronate monooxygenase yields MQPVKIGKYDIKYPIIQGGMGLGISWDRLAGNVSLEGGLGVISSVGTGYYEGRKYITKELNAKPYGSGNFYSREGLKAVIDNARKICGDRPLGVNILYASNDYERIVKDACDHGINVIITGAGLPTNLPEFTVDYPDVALVPIVSSAKALKIICKRWQGRYSRLPDAVVLEGPLSGGHQGFTYEQCIDPAYRLENLITPVSEEIKQWGDFPLFAAGGIWDKNDIDRAISLGANGVQMGTRFIGTYECDASEEFKQVLLAAKKEDIELIKSPVGYPARGVRTNLINLVDKRQGPKISCVSNCVSPCQRGKEAKEVGYCIADRLYDAFEGRKETGLFFTGANGYKLNEIISVKELFEKLINGEDN; encoded by the coding sequence ATGCAACCCGTAAAAATCGGAAAATACGATATAAAATATCCGATAATCCAAGGCGGAATGGGGCTTGGTATCAGCTGGGATAGGCTCGCAGGAAACGTCAGCCTAGAAGGCGGCCTAGGCGTCATAAGCTCTGTTGGGACGGGCTACTACGAAGGGCGAAAATATATCACCAAAGAGCTAAACGCTAAGCCCTACGGTAGCGGAAATTTCTACTCGCGAGAGGGGCTAAAAGCCGTCATCGATAACGCGCGTAAAATTTGCGGCGACAGGCCTCTTGGGGTAAATATCCTATACGCAAGCAACGACTACGAACGCATCGTAAAAGACGCCTGCGACCACGGTATAAACGTGATTATTACGGGCGCGGGGTTGCCTACGAATTTGCCTGAATTTACGGTAGATTACCCGGATGTGGCTTTGGTTCCTATCGTATCCTCGGCAAAGGCGCTAAAAATAATCTGCAAACGCTGGCAGGGACGCTACAGCAGGCTTCCGGACGCCGTGGTGCTAGAAGGACCTCTTAGCGGCGGGCATCAGGGCTTTACGTACGAGCAGTGCATCGATCCGGCATATAGACTTGAAAATTTGATAACGCCCGTTAGCGAAGAGATAAAGCAGTGGGGCGATTTTCCGTTATTTGCGGCGGGCGGTATCTGGGATAAAAACGACATCGATAGGGCTATTTCGCTTGGCGCAAACGGCGTGCAGATGGGCACTCGCTTTATCGGTACGTACGAGTGCGACGCTAGCGAAGAGTTTAAGCAAGTACTTCTTGCGGCCAAAAAAGAGGACATCGAGTTAATCAAAAGTCCCGTAGGCTACCCAGCGCGCGGCGTTAGGACAAATTTGATAAATCTAGTCGATAAACGCCAAGGGCCGAAAATCAGCTGCGTAAGCAACTGCGTAAGTCCGTGTCAGCGTGGCAAAGAGGCCAAAGAGGTAGGATACTGTATCGCGGATCGCCTCTACGACGCCTTTGAGGGGCGCAAGGAGACTGGGCTATTTTTCACGGGCGCAAACGGCTACAAGCTAAACGAGATAATAAGCGTGAAAGAACTATTTGAAAAACTGATAAATGGCGAAGATAATTAG
- the tyrS gene encoding tyrosine--tRNA ligase: MGENLSKIMSDIKKGVAEMIDEERVENLVKNYYEKGENFYVKAGFDPTAPDLHLGHTVVLQKMALLQKHGAIVQFLIGDFTGQIGDPSGKSQTRKKLDRETVAANAKTYEEQVFKILDPQKTKIMFNSKWLNELGAAGIVELTSIFAVARMLERDDFEKRYKSGASISISEFLYPLLQGYDSVAMKCDIEMGGTDQKFNLLMGRTLQRVYNVGKEQAVIMMPLLEGLDGVNKMSKSLGNYIGVTDEPNDMFAKILSVSDDLMWRWYELLSDKSAEEIANLKTDVASGKAHPKAVKEALALEITARYNGEAAAKEAKAEFDRVHSQNLIPTEMDEFELSAPVWIVQALTHCGLCASSSQARRDIAANAVSLNQEKIADEQLKLGAGEYVLQVGKRKFAKLKVS, translated from the coding sequence ATGGGCGAAAATTTGAGCAAAATAATGAGCGATATAAAAAAGGGCGTCGCCGAGATGATAGACGAGGAGCGCGTCGAAAATTTAGTAAAAAACTACTATGAAAAGGGCGAAAATTTCTACGTTAAAGCAGGCTTTGACCCGACGGCTCCCGATCTGCACCTAGGCCACACCGTAGTGCTTCAAAAGATGGCTCTTTTGCAAAAACACGGTGCGATAGTGCAGTTTTTGATAGGCGATTTCACGGGGCAAATCGGCGATCCAAGCGGCAAAAGCCAGACGCGTAAAAAACTAGACCGCGAGACCGTCGCGGCAAACGCCAAAACCTACGAGGAGCAAGTTTTTAAAATCTTAGACCCGCAAAAAACAAAGATAATGTTTAACTCCAAGTGGCTAAACGAGCTGGGGGCTGCGGGTATCGTGGAGCTAACCAGCATCTTTGCTGTGGCTAGGATGCTTGAGCGCGATGATTTTGAGAAAAGATACAAAAGCGGCGCCTCGATCTCGATAAGCGAATTTTTATACCCGCTGCTTCAGGGCTACGACAGCGTCGCGATGAAGTGCGATATCGAGATGGGTGGTACGGATCAAAAATTTAACCTTCTGATGGGGCGAACTTTACAGCGAGTTTACAACGTCGGCAAAGAGCAAGCCGTCATAATGATGCCGCTTTTAGAGGGACTTGACGGCGTAAATAAAATGAGCAAGAGTCTAGGAAACTACATCGGCGTGACCGATGAGCCAAACGATATGTTTGCTAAAATTTTAAGCGTAAGCGATGATTTGATGTGGCGCTGGTACGAGCTACTAAGCGACAAAAGCGCGGAAGAAATCGCAAATTTAAAAACGGACGTAGCTAGCGGCAAAGCTCACCCAAAAGCCGTAAAAGAGGCTCTCGCGCTAGAAATCACGGCTAGATATAACGGCGAAGCGGCGGCAAAAGAGGCGAAGGCCGAATTTGACCGCGTGCACTCGCAAAATTTGATCCCGACCGAGATGGACGAGTTTGAACTCTCAGCTCCGGTTTGGATCGTGCAGGCGCTTACTCACTGCGGACTCTGCGCCAGCAGCTCTCAGGCGCGCCGAGACATCGCGGCAAACGCCGTGAGCTTAAATCAAGAAAAGATCGCCGACGAGCAGCTAAAGCTTGGTGCCGGCGAATACGTCTTGCAAGTAGGCAAGCGTAAATTTGCAAAACTAAAGGTAAGCTGA